Proteins from one Sphingobacteriaceae bacterium genomic window:
- a CDS encoding gliding motility-associated C-terminal domain-containing protein, translated as MKKNTKIIAILFAIITLAISDLSAQVPNKVFANFCKNYNFGIDSLNGFDEQSASAAAISEGFTGEEFPVKMWQLKREFVNSKYGLWPQVSKKTAIQNFNFGNNVVVPACTNEDFEASTPAPLTGINQIAGWSITSGNVQGINDACNLLGCCPNPPYQGALIDCPSGTGYIDPNIGGVYPIYSVFGTGANNGNGINPQISFPMQGTKVIRINNNQNNYSLEKLSKTFAVTPQNAVFQFAFMSVFSTGHGCCDASSFKILVSVGGNTLSCPQFSVAAPSAQCTTVTPMPYYLMPSGNPYTGGNAQVFSKWFINSLDLTAYLGQNVTLDIIVADCTAGGHWGQVYFDAQCLPMDIIGNGQGFPAGTPSITLPTCGANGATITAPPGLGPYSWNSGQISIPAPLTVPNNTNTTLVTNQSGTLILTMQPPGSCAPINKVITVSITPAPIALISATQAGCTNSLSVAQLTTAGSASVNSTITWSPIPGSLSGNSLTATGLPIGITTVVVQDPLGCKVTLTLNVLPAPPPVTFTVNNLTGSYSITCINPTINLQAVSNYTYGTLNYFWSSPSFTSNQAQVGITAANNITVTATDPATGCFTTEIVSIAMFTTQPTNTVNPLSQAITCNSGAPVTFSGTVSNPTVNIQHDWYSPLNPLPGGVPIATSNNTISILSGAIPPGVYTLVTTNQVNGCSSAKTVTVTSLSAWPTFSLSSPTNFSVGCAPLNSTTLSIINPVSTQTPPATCSYTFLAPTFTGVVTPSVILGNNSSTVTTLPGTWTIIVQDNSNFCRTTIQVPVLQNTVAPNVSASLFTPTLTCKNPTVIATGTTTTGNTIITWNVPSTPPTLSTPTVVIGDPANGPNTSTTSLTYANFTVVATNTLNACQSTSVVQINQNFKPPISSPTISIATPTAIYCNAGSAPVVLTTGSSTTTSGGGPSAFVANPYWEGPSPQGTVAGASSYSCYVPGVYSLTIEDNYNGCKHTGTVNVLDRTQPPVITNAFATSTLDCGGVNTAATLSFALTGTMTGGIRYLVTEYPSGTAFTPTNAIQVNLNPLLSGTASQSVSVDKLGEYEYIVSNTLTGCQAIGHFTVLPGGLNADFTPDAPTGYAPHTVGFQNTSASSGGSGSITSVWSFGNGTSQTTTNSALYTSATYPTPGTYTVMLIATKGSCVDTAYKIITVDIPSKMEVPNVFTPNGDGNNDVFFLKVANLTEINAVILDRWGNKVYETTSSTGNIAWDGKNFSGKECASGVYFYIIKSKGKDGKEYEQKGNVSLFK; from the coding sequence ATGAAAAAAAACACAAAAATCATCGCGATCCTTTTTGCTATTATTACACTAGCAATCAGTGATTTAAGTGCTCAAGTACCGAATAAGGTATTCGCCAATTTTTGTAAGAATTACAATTTTGGTATAGATTCATTAAACGGCTTTGATGAGCAGTCAGCTTCAGCCGCCGCTATTAGCGAAGGCTTTACGGGAGAAGAATTTCCGGTAAAAATGTGGCAATTAAAAAGAGAGTTTGTTAACAGTAAATATGGTTTATGGCCACAAGTATCTAAGAAAACTGCTATTCAAAACTTCAATTTTGGGAATAATGTGGTAGTTCCGGCTTGTACTAATGAAGACTTTGAAGCTTCAACTCCGGCTCCGTTAACAGGCATTAATCAAATTGCAGGTTGGTCAATTACATCAGGTAATGTACAAGGTATTAATGATGCTTGTAATTTATTAGGATGTTGTCCAAATCCGCCTTATCAAGGTGCTTTGATTGATTGCCCAAGTGGAACAGGATATATTGATCCAAATATTGGTGGTGTATATCCTATTTATTCAGTTTTTGGTACCGGTGCGAATAATGGAAATGGGATTAACCCTCAAATTTCGTTCCCAATGCAAGGAACTAAAGTTATTCGAATAAATAACAACCAAAACAACTATAGCTTAGAAAAATTATCTAAAACATTTGCGGTTACCCCTCAAAATGCGGTATTTCAATTTGCATTTATGTCGGTGTTTTCTACCGGACATGGTTGCTGTGATGCTAGTTCATTTAAAATTTTAGTTTCAGTAGGCGGTAATACTTTATCTTGTCCGCAATTTTCAGTAGCTGCTCCAAGTGCTCAATGTACTACTGTAACTCCAATGCCATATTACTTAATGCCTTCAGGAAATCCATATACAGGAGGAAATGCGCAAGTTTTCAGTAAGTGGTTTATTAACTCTTTAGATTTAACTGCTTATCTAGGACAAAACGTAACATTAGACATTATTGTTGCGGATTGTACAGCTGGTGGTCACTGGGGTCAAGTTTACTTTGATGCCCAATGTTTACCAATGGATATTATAGGAAATGGTCAGGGATTCCCTGCCGGTACTCCAAGTATTACATTACCTACTTGTGGTGCTAACGGTGCAACTATTACTGCTCCTCCGGGACTAGGGCCTTACAGTTGGAATTCAGGACAAATCAGTATTCCTGCTCCATTAACTGTTCCGAATAATACAAACACTACTTTAGTTACAAATCAAAGTGGTACATTAATATTAACCATGCAGCCTCCGGGATCATGTGCTCCTATTAATAAAGTAATTACAGTAAGTATTACGCCAGCACCTATTGCCTTAATATCTGCCACTCAAGCGGGTTGTACAAACTCTTTATCAGTTGCACAATTAACTACAGCAGGGTCTGCTTCCGTCAACTCTACAATTACTTGGAGTCCGATACCGGGATCATTATCCGGAAACTCGCTCACGGCCACAGGTTTACCAATAGGAATAACTACTGTCGTCGTGCAAGATCCTTTAGGATGTAAAGTAACATTAACATTAAATGTTTTACCTGCCCCTCCTCCGGTAACCTTTACCGTTAATAATTTAACCGGTTCTTATTCTATAACTTGTATTAATCCAACAATTAATTTGCAAGCTGTATCTAATTACACTTATGGGACCTTGAATTATTTTTGGTCGAGTCCTTCCTTCACTTCAAACCAAGCGCAAGTAGGCATTACGGCTGCTAATAATATAACAGTTACTGCTACTGACCCTGCTACAGGTTGCTTCACAACAGAAATAGTATCAATTGCTATGTTTACTACGCAACCAACAAATACTGTAAATCCATTATCGCAAGCTATTACATGTAATTCTGGTGCGCCGGTAACATTTAGTGGAACAGTTTCTAATCCAACAGTTAATATTCAACACGATTGGTATAGCCCATTAAACCCTTTACCGGGTGGTGTTCCAATTGCGACTTCAAATAATACTATAAGTATTTTAAGTGGAGCAATTCCTCCGGGCGTGTACACCTTGGTAACAACTAATCAGGTAAACGGTTGTTCGTCTGCTAAAACGGTAACAGTTACTTCATTATCTGCATGGCCTACATTCTCTTTAAGTAGTCCAACCAATTTCTCTGTTGGATGTGCACCTTTAAACAGTACTACATTATCTATTATTAATCCGGTATCTACACAAACACCGCCGGCAACTTGTAGTTATACGTTTTTAGCACCAACATTTACAGGAGTAGTTACACCAAGTGTAATTTTAGGAAATAACAGCTCAACAGTAACTACGTTACCTGGAACTTGGACTATCATAGTGCAGGATAACTCAAACTTCTGTAGAACCACAATTCAGGTTCCGGTGTTACAAAACACAGTTGCGCCTAATGTTTCGGCATCATTATTTACTCCAACGCTTACTTGTAAAAACCCTACCGTAATTGCTACGGGAACAACTACAACAGGCAATACGATTATTACTTGGAATGTACCGTCAACGCCTCCAACCTTGTCAACTCCTACAGTAGTTATTGGTGATCCGGCAAATGGTCCAAACACAAGTACTACATCATTAACCTATGCTAACTTTACGGTTGTAGCAACAAACACGTTAAACGCTTGTCAATCTACTTCTGTGGTTCAGATTAATCAAAACTTCAAACCGCCGATTTCTAGCCCTACTATTTCTATAGCAACACCTACAGCTATTTATTGTAATGCAGGTAGTGCACCAGTAGTATTAACAACAGGTAGTAGTACAACCACTTCGGGTGGTGGCCCAAGTGCATTCGTTGCAAATCCTTATTGGGAAGGTCCGTCTCCTCAGGGAACGGTAGCAGGAGCATCTTCATACAGCTGTTATGTGCCGGGAGTATATTCATTAACGATAGAAGATAATTACAATGGTTGTAAACATACCGGTACTGTAAATGTTTTAGACAGGACCCAACCTCCTGTGATAACCAATGCTTTTGCTACTTCAACTTTAGATTGTGGTGGTGTTAATACAGCGGCTACTTTAAGCTTTGCCTTAACAGGAACAATGACAGGAGGTATCAGATACTTAGTAACAGAATACCCTTCAGGAACTGCCTTCACACCAACTAATGCAATCCAGGTGAACTTAAATCCATTATTGAGTGGTACTGCATCACAAAGCGTTTCAGTTGATAAATTAGGTGAATATGAATATATCGTTTCAAATACATTAACAGGTTGCCAGGCAATAGGACACTTTACTGTACTTCCTGGAGGATTAAATGCAGACTTTACTCCAGATGCACCAACAGGTTATGCACCTCATACCGTAGGTTTCCAAAATACATCGGCAAGTAGTGGTGGTAGCGGAAGCATTACTTCAGTTTGGAGTTTTGGTAACGGAACATCTCAAACAACTACCAACTCGGCCCTTTATACTTCAGCAACATATCCAACTCCTGGCACTTATACAGTAATGTTAATTGCTACAAAAGGAAGTTGTGTGGATACAGCGTATAAAATTATTACAGTTGATATTCCTTCAAAAATGGAAGTACCAAACGTATTTACGCCAAATGGAGATGGTAACAATGATGTATTCTTCTTAAAAGTGGCCAATCTAACTGAAATTAATGCTGTTATCCTTGATCGTTGGGGTAATAAAGTATACGAAACAACCAGTTCAACCGGTAATATTGCCTGGGATGGCAAGAATTTCTCAGGTAAAGAATGTGCTAGTGGTGTATACTTCTATATCATCAAATCAAAAGGAAAAGATGGTAAAGAATACGAACAAAAAGGAAACGTAAGCTTATTTAAATAA
- a CDS encoding gliding motility-associated C-terminal domain-containing protein: MKNLNKLRNKLSALLVLALILVSFQKTKACTPMAIPTLSVISVSGGSLNLTWVSNTAWACTYVIELELECLNTNFDGVAPFFVSNSITKPNTQPMNYPVWAINLATLCPGTTYKFRARENNIGGFTPSGWTPTYTFTTPGSFILPIIQPMPNPTICPTNTTQLTAQLQNACGPGSITYSWSPALGLSCSTCSNPIASPTNQTTYTVTVQGGSLSCWTATNAVTVYTSSGSAQVLATATQVSCSNSVAVISLTTAGSASVPASVVWSPAPQSISGNSLVGTGFPSGVVTVTVVDVVGCVKTVTINILPAPPPVSYTIVNLTGSNSITCTNPTINLAVISNYTYGPLTYSWTSPSFTSNTQTVSISAPIPTLTLLGIDLTTNCFLQNTLSIGINTTAPTNTVNPTTQVITCNSGAPVTFSGTVTNPTVNVQHDWYSPLNPLPGGVPIATSNNTISILSGAIPPGVYTLVTTNLVNGCTSQKTVTVTSLSAWPTFSLSSPTNFSVGCAPLNSTTISIINPVSTQTPPATCSYTFLAPTFTGVVTPSVVLGNNSSTTTTLPGTWTVIVQDNSNFCRTTIQVPVLQNTVAPNVSAFMITQTLTCRTPTFVGTGTTTTPFTSITWNVPSTPPTLSTPTLVIGDPANGPNTSTTALTYANFTVVATNSLNACQSTSVVTINQNFKPPISSPTISIATPTAIYCTGAYAPVVLTTGNSTTTSGGGALAFVVNPCWEGPSPQTPTCGPSSYSCYVPGVYSLTIEDNYNGCLKTGTVNVLDRTQPPVITEPVAQATLDCGTSQATMILALTGTMTGGVKYLIDYYPHGAAFSPTNAITHNINPILSGTSSSTINVSEPGLYFYTVTNTLTGCKANGTVEVVPGDLNANFEANPSVGYAPLTVNFTNLSSTSLSSNSIITVWSFGNGTSQTTTSNINTSSIYNAPGSYTVMIISTKGTCVDTAYRVVLAEMPSKLEVPNIFTPNGDGSNDVFFLKVAGIGEIHAIIHDRWGNKVYETNSATGNIAWEGKNFQGAECSAGVYFYIITAKGKDGKEYSSKGNVTLMR; this comes from the coding sequence ATGAAGAATTTAAACAAACTGAGAAACAAATTAAGCGCATTATTAGTTTTGGCCTTGATTTTAGTGAGCTTTCAAAAAACCAAAGCTTGTACACCAATGGCTATTCCTACCTTAAGCGTGATATCTGTTTCCGGTGGTAGTTTAAATTTAACTTGGGTAAGTAATACCGCTTGGGCTTGTACATATGTAATTGAGTTGGAGCTGGAATGTTTAAATACAAATTTTGATGGTGTTGCTCCATTCTTCGTTTCAAATTCAATAACTAAACCCAATACACAGCCAATGAATTATCCGGTATGGGCCATTAACCTGGCAACTTTGTGTCCGGGTACAACCTATAAATTCAGGGCTAGAGAAAATAATATCGGAGGATTTACACCGAGTGGTTGGACGCCAACTTATACATTTACCACCCCTGGTAGTTTTATTTTACCCATTATTCAACCTATGCCTAACCCAACAATTTGTCCTACCAATACAACACAATTAACGGCCCAATTACAAAACGCTTGTGGGCCGGGTTCTATTACGTATAGCTGGTCACCGGCTCTTGGTTTAAGTTGTTCAACTTGTTCTAATCCTATTGCTAGTCCAACCAATCAAACTACATATACGGTTACCGTTCAAGGTGGTTCATTATCATGTTGGACCGCCACCAATGCGGTAACAGTTTATACAAGTAGTGGAAGTGCACAAGTTTTAGCTACAGCTACTCAAGTAAGCTGTTCCAATTCTGTAGCTGTAATTTCACTAACAACGGCGGGTTCGGCTTCTGTACCGGCTTCTGTGGTTTGGAGTCCGGCTCCTCAAAGTATTTCGGGTAATTCATTAGTAGGTACAGGTTTTCCTTCAGGAGTAGTTACAGTCACTGTAGTTGATGTTGTCGGTTGTGTAAAGACCGTTACTATAAATATTTTACCGGCTCCACCACCTGTTTCTTATACTATAGTTAATTTAACAGGAAGTAATTCTATTACTTGTACGAATCCAACAATTAATCTGGCGGTTATTAGTAATTACACTTATGGTCCTTTAACGTATTCATGGACTAGTCCATCTTTTACTTCTAATACTCAAACCGTTTCTATATCTGCACCAATACCTACTTTAACCTTATTAGGGATAGATCTCACAACAAATTGTTTTTTACAGAACACCTTATCAATTGGGATTAATACAACAGCACCAACTAATACAGTCAACCCAACTACACAAGTAATAACGTGTAATTCCGGGGCTCCGGTCACTTTTTCAGGTACAGTAACCAATCCAACCGTAAATGTTCAGCACGATTGGTACAGTCCGTTGAATCCTTTACCAGGCGGTGTTCCAATTGCCACTTCAAATAATACTATAAGTATTTTAAGTGGTGCAATTCCGCCGGGAGTTTATACATTAGTTACAACTAATTTAGTAAACGGTTGTACGAGTCAAAAAACGGTAACTGTTACTTCGTTATCAGCCTGGCCAACGTTTTCTTTGAGTAGTCCAACTAATTTCTCTGTCGGATGCGCACCGTTAAATAGTACTACCATTTCCATTATTAATCCGGTTTCAACACAAACACCGCCTGCCACATGTAGTTATACATTTTTAGCTCCAACATTTACAGGCGTTGTGACGCCTAGCGTTGTATTAGGAAATAATAGTTCAACCACCACCACATTGCCCGGAACCTGGACAGTAATTGTTCAGGATAATTCTAATTTTTGCAGAACTACCATTCAGGTTCCTGTGCTTCAGAACACAGTAGCGCCAAATGTTTCTGCTTTTATGATTACACAAACATTAACTTGCCGTACGCCAACATTTGTAGGTACAGGTACAACTACTACTCCTTTTACAAGTATTACTTGGAATGTACCTTCTACGCCCCCAACACTATCCACTCCAACATTAGTTATAGGTGACCCTGCGAATGGTCCAAATACAAGTACAACCGCCCTGACTTACGCTAATTTTACTGTAGTTGCCACCAATTCTTTAAATGCTTGTCAGTCAACTTCGGTTGTTACCATAAATCAAAATTTCAAACCGCCCATTTCAAGCCCTACAATTTCAATTGCGACACCTACTGCGATATATTGTACCGGAGCGTACGCACCTGTAGTATTGACCACAGGTAACAGTACCACTACTTCAGGTGGTGGGGCATTAGCATTTGTGGTTAATCCATGTTGGGAGGGCCCATCACCTCAAACGCCAACCTGCGGACCGTCATCTTATAGTTGTTATGTTCCGGGAGTATATTCATTAACTATAGAAGATAATTATAATGGATGCTTAAAAACCGGAACGGTGAATGTTTTGGATAGAACGCAACCGCCTGTAATTACAGAACCTGTTGCTCAAGCTACTTTAGATTGCGGAACCAGTCAGGCTACTATGATTTTAGCATTAACCGGAACAATGACTGGAGGTGTTAAATATTTAATTGATTATTATCCGCATGGTGCCGCCTTTTCTCCTACCAACGCAATAACGCATAATATTAATCCAATTTTAAGTGGAACGTCTTCGTCTACAATAAATGTTTCTGAACCGGGGTTATATTTTTATACAGTAACAAATACCTTAACCGGTTGTAAAGCGAATGGCACTGTAGAGGTGGTACCTGGCGATTTAAATGCCAATTTTGAAGCTAATCCATCTGTGGGTTATGCCCCGTTAACCGTTAATTTCACTAATCTTTCAAGTACAAGTTTGAGTTCTAATAGTATTATAACGGTTTGGAGTTTTGGTAATGGGACAAGTCAAACCACTACATCAAATATTAATACTTCGAGCATTTATAACGCTCCTGGGAGTTATACAGTTATGATAATTTCTACAAAAGGAACTTGTGTTGACACTGCATATAGAGTGGTGTTAGCAGAAATGCCATCAAAACTTGAAGTTCCGAATATTTTTACACCAAATGGAGATGGAAGTAATGATGTGTTTTTTCTAAAGGTGGCCGGAATCGGAGAAATACATGCTATCATTCATGACAGATGGGGAAATAAGGTTTATGAAACCAATTCAGCAACCGGCAATATTGCGTGGGAGGGTAAAAACTTCCAAGGGGCTGAATGTTCAGCAGGTGTTTACTTTTATATTATCACTGCCAAAGGCAAAGATGGTAAAGAGTATAGTAGTAAAGGAAATGTCACTTTAATGCGATAG
- a CDS encoding acyl-CoA thioesterase, which translates to MKPKTPSQSLTINTEVVLPNDTNHVGNLFGGKLMQWVDITAAIAAQRHCGRVVVTASINQVSFDNPIKQNSVVTLEAKVSRAFTSSMEIFVDVFVENTVTGVQTKCNEAILTFVAIDQNGAPLPVPAITPETDLEKKRYDSALRRRQLSLILSGRMKPDEATELKALFIKD; encoded by the coding sequence ATGAAACCAAAAACCCCATCACAATCACTTACTATTAATACTGAAGTTGTATTACCCAACGACACCAATCATGTAGGCAACCTCTTTGGAGGCAAATTAATGCAATGGGTAGATATTACGGCTGCGATTGCTGCCCAAAGACATTGCGGACGCGTAGTGGTAACTGCTTCCATCAATCAGGTTAGTTTTGATAATCCAATAAAACAAAACAGTGTGGTTACTTTAGAAGCAAAAGTAAGCAGAGCTTTTACCAGTAGCATGGAAATATTTGTAGACGTGTTTGTGGAAAACACAGTAACCGGAGTACAAACCAAATGCAATGAAGCCATTCTTACGTTTGTGGCTATTGATCAAAACGGAGCCCCTCTACCCGTTCCGGCAATCACACCTGAAACAGATTTGGAAAAGAAGAGATATGATAGCGCTTTAAGAAGAAGACAACTTTCCTTGATTCTATCAGGCAGAATGAAACCGGATGAAGCAACCGAACTGAAGGCACTTTTTATTAAAGATTGA
- the uvrA gene encoding excinuclease ABC subunit UvrA, translated as MALDKHEKDRIDDEQIEIIGARSHNLKNISINIPRNKLVVITGLSGSGKSSLAFDTIYAEGQRRYMESFSSYARQFLGNLERPDVDKISGLSPVISIEQKTVNKNPRSTVGTITEIYDFLRLLFARAGEAFSYVTGEKMMRFTDDQIVRSILKDFDQKIIVVLSPVVKGRKGHYRELFEDIRKKGFSKVRVDGELQELKPKMQLDRYKVHDIEIVIDRIEVEGSVKSRLSQSVQLAMKIGKGTLMILEHAVEQKPKTKLKKNPTSKSSARLYSRLLMCPTSGISYDEPAPNLFSFNSPYGACSNCSGLGNISEIDIDKIIPDKKLSIAKGGIVAITKNKNSWILKQLEAIGKVYDFDLDTPFTNFSDEALQVLLNGSDELFKVSTEAGSYDVSFEGIATFISRMSEDDPSPAMLRWAQAFTNKKTCPVCNGTRLKKEALFFRINEKNIAELAELDISLLKEWFNNIERKLSPQQNIIAQEILKEIKSRIGFLMDVGLDYVTLNRSSNSLSGGEAQRIRLATQIGSQLVGVLYILDEPSIGLHQRDNARLIEALKNLRDVGNSVLVVEHDKEMILECDYVIDIGPGAGIHGGRIVAESSPSEMIKFNTITSDYINGKRKIEIPKVRRAGNGKFIEIKECTGHNLKKVNARFPLGKLICVSGVSGSGKSSLINETLYPVLAAHLYNSERKPLSFKSCVGIENIDKVIDIDQSPIGRTPRSNPATYSGVFTDIRNLFAEIPEAKIRGYKAGRFSFNVKGGRCETCGGAGLKTIEMNFLPDVYVVCDECNGKRYNRETIEVRYKGKSISDVLNMTIEYACEFFENIPTIYRQLKTLKDVGLDYITLGQQATTLSGGEAQRVKLASELSKRDTGNTFYILDEPTTGLHFEDIRILMDVLMKLVDSGNTVLVIEHNLDVIKMADYVIDMGPEGGRGGGQILFTGTPEELIKDRKSITGSYLKKEMLNL; from the coding sequence ATGGCACTTGATAAGCACGAAAAGGATCGGATAGATGATGAGCAAATAGAAATTATAGGTGCCCGTTCTCATAATCTTAAAAATATTTCAATAAACATACCTCGGAATAAACTGGTGGTTATTACGGGTTTGAGCGGTAGCGGAAAATCTTCTTTAGCATTTGATACAATATATGCGGAAGGTCAAAGACGTTATATGGAAAGTTTTTCCTCTTATGCCCGGCAATTTCTTGGAAATTTAGAAAGACCCGACGTGGATAAAATTTCCGGATTGAGTCCTGTTATTTCTATTGAACAAAAAACAGTAAATAAAAATCCCCGTTCTACTGTTGGAACAATCACTGAAATTTATGATTTCTTGCGTTTGCTTTTTGCCCGTGCAGGTGAAGCATTTTCTTACGTAACCGGAGAGAAAATGATGCGCTTTACCGATGATCAGATTGTGAGAAGTATTCTGAAAGATTTTGATCAAAAAATAATTGTTGTTTTATCACCGGTAGTTAAGGGGAGGAAAGGACATTACCGAGAGTTATTTGAAGATATTCGAAAAAAAGGCTTTAGTAAAGTTAGAGTGGATGGTGAATTGCAGGAGTTGAAACCAAAAATGCAACTTGATCGTTATAAAGTTCACGATATTGAAATTGTAATTGACAGAATAGAAGTGGAAGGCAGTGTTAAAAGTAGATTATCTCAATCTGTGCAATTGGCAATGAAAATAGGGAAAGGCACTTTAATGATATTGGAGCATGCCGTTGAGCAAAAACCGAAAACAAAATTAAAAAAAAATCCAACAAGTAAAAGTTCAGCCCGACTGTATAGTCGTTTATTAATGTGTCCAACCAGCGGAATTAGTTACGATGAGCCCGCTCCTAATCTTTTTTCATTTAATTCACCTTATGGCGCTTGTTCGAACTGTAGTGGTTTAGGAAATATTTCTGAAATTGACATAGATAAAATTATTCCTGATAAAAAATTAAGCATTGCAAAAGGCGGAATTGTAGCAATTACAAAAAATAAAAATTCATGGATATTAAAACAATTAGAAGCAATTGGCAAAGTATACGATTTTGATCTCGACACACCATTTACAAATTTCAGTGATGAAGCATTACAAGTGCTTTTAAACGGAAGCGATGAATTATTTAAAGTAAGTACAGAAGCAGGATCTTACGATGTGTCTTTTGAAGGCATCGCAACTTTTATATCTAGGATGTCGGAAGATGATCCAAGTCCGGCTATGCTGCGTTGGGCTCAGGCTTTCACCAACAAAAAAACTTGTCCGGTTTGCAACGGAACCCGTTTGAAAAAAGAAGCCTTGTTTTTTAGAATCAATGAAAAAAATATTGCAGAGTTAGCCGAACTGGATATATCCTTACTTAAAGAATGGTTTAATAATATTGAACGAAAATTATCTCCGCAACAAAATATTATTGCTCAGGAAATACTGAAGGAAATAAAATCCCGAATTGGATTTTTAATGGATGTAGGATTAGATTATGTTACGTTAAACAGATCTTCTAATTCTCTTAGTGGAGGTGAGGCGCAACGTATACGATTAGCTACTCAAATAGGATCTCAATTAGTTGGAGTGCTTTATATATTAGACGAGCCAAGCATTGGTTTGCATCAAAGAGATAATGCACGTTTAATTGAGGCCTTAAAAAATTTAAGGGATGTAGGAAATAGTGTATTGGTTGTGGAACACGATAAAGAAATGATTTTAGAATGTGATTATGTAATTGATATTGGGCCTGGTGCCGGTATTCATGGTGGGAGAATTGTTGCAGAATCAAGTCCGAGTGAAATGATAAAATTTAATACCATTACATCCGATTATATAAATGGAAAACGAAAAATTGAAATACCCAAAGTAAGGAGAGCGGGGAATGGTAAATTTATTGAAATAAAAGAATGTACAGGCCATAATTTAAAAAAAGTAAATGCACGTTTTCCCTTGGGAAAATTAATTTGCGTGTCGGGTGTGAGCGGTAGTGGAAAAAGCAGTTTAATCAATGAAACTTTATACCCGGTATTAGCAGCGCATCTTTATAATTCCGAAAGAAAACCATTATCCTTCAAATCGTGTGTTGGTATTGAAAACATTGATAAGGTGATAGATATTGATCAATCCCCAATTGGAAGAACACCCAGAAGCAATCCGGCCACTTATAGTGGGGTATTTACAGACATCAGAAATTTATTTGCTGAAATTCCGGAAGCAAAAATAAGAGGTTATAAGGCCGGAAGATTTTCCTTTAATGTAAAAGGAGGAAGATGTGAGACCTGTGGTGGTGCCGGTTTAAAAACTATTGAAATGAATTTTTTACCTGATGTATATGTAGTTTGCGATGAGTGCAACGGTAAACGTTACAATAGGGAAACAATTGAAGTGAGATACAAAGGTAAATCGATAAGTGATGTACTGAATATGACGATTGAATATGCGTGTGAATTTTTTGAAAATATCCCTACTATTTATCGTCAATTGAAAACATTAAAAGATGTTGGTTTAGATTATATCACTTTGGGTCAGCAAGCAACAACACTGAGTGGTGGAGAAGCGCAACGTGTGAAATTAGCTTCAGAATTGAGCAAAAGAGATACAGGAAATACTTTTTATATTTTGGATGAGCCCACAACGGGTTTACATTTTGAAGATATTCGAATATTGATGGATGTTTTGATGAAGTTGGTTGACAGCGGAAATACAGTTTTAGTGATAGAACATAATTTGGATGTGATTAAAATGGCAGACTATGTAATTGACATGGGGCCTGAAGGAGGTAGAGGAGGCGGACAGATATTGTTTACCGGAACACCCGAAGAATTAATTAAAGATCGAAAAAGTATTACCGGATCTTACTTAAAAAAGGAAATGCTCAATCTTTAA
- a CDS encoding DUF2752 domain-containing protein, which translates to MIEFIENNLLACSFKAVLGVECPGCGMQRAFIALIKGDFFLSLQLNPSLLPFIFTLVYCLLHIRMNFQNGARNIVILFSSTVLVMTLNFVIKLI; encoded by the coding sequence TTGATTGAATTTATTGAAAATAATTTATTAGCCTGTTCATTTAAGGCTGTTTTGGGAGTTGAATGTCCGGGATGTGGTATGCAAAGGGCTTTTATCGCCTTAATAAAAGGAGATTTTTTTTTAAGTCTTCAATTAAATCCTAGCTTACTACCCTTTATTTTTACGCTTGTTTATTGTTTGTTACATATCCGAATGAATTTTCAAAATGGCGCACGTAATATTGTTATATTGTTTAGTAGCACCGTTTTAGTAATGACTTTAAACTTTGTTATTAAACTGATTTAA